Proteins from one Acidobacteriota bacterium genomic window:
- a CDS encoding glutaconate CoA-transferase, whose protein sequence is MPERWSAFSYLVTNLARFVRPDEVTFSGVNSTPPMLACLLAKRAYDFDFVYLNVAGGVQPTPSSIPRSSSDPVLAEGSTAIFANEDFYDLCTRGGMDLCFLGAAQVDGLGRTNVSAIGDWHAPKVRLPGGGGGAVMLPTARRAVTWRTEHSTRTLVEKLDFVTAAGGLHGVVTPIAVFEKRDGRLALRSWHPEASLEEVQRRTGFAFDASGAAATPRPSAREVAALHALDPDGQFEREASVAVR, encoded by the coding sequence ATGCCTGAACGCTGGTCCGCTTTCTCGTACCTCGTCACGAACCTCGCGCGCTTCGTCCGTCCGGACGAGGTGACGTTCAGCGGCGTGAACTCGACGCCGCCCATGCTGGCCTGCCTGCTCGCCAAGCGGGCCTACGACTTCGACTTCGTCTACCTCAACGTGGCCGGCGGCGTGCAGCCCACGCCGTCGTCGATACCCCGCTCGAGCTCTGACCCGGTGCTCGCCGAGGGCTCGACCGCGATCTTCGCCAACGAGGACTTCTACGACCTGTGCACCCGGGGCGGGATGGATCTGTGCTTTCTGGGCGCCGCCCAGGTCGACGGCCTCGGCCGCACGAACGTGTCGGCCATCGGCGACTGGCACGCACCCAAGGTACGGCTGCCGGGGGGCGGAGGCGGCGCGGTGATGCTGCCGACGGCACGTCGCGCCGTTACCTGGCGCACGGAACATTCCACACGCACGCTGGTAGAGAAGCTCGATTTCGTGACCGCGGCGGGCGGCCTGCACGGCGTAGTCACCCCGATCGCCGTATTCGAGAAGCGCGACGGCCGGCTCGCCCTGCGCTCCTGGCATCCGGAAGCCTCGCTCGAAGAGGTGCAACGACGGACCGGCTTCGCATTCGACGCTTCGGGAGCGGCGGCGACGCCGCGGCCTAGCGCGCGCGAGGTCGCCGCGCTCCATGCCCTCGACCCCGACGGGCAGTTCGAGCGCGAGGCGAGCGTGGCCGTGCGGTAG
- a CDS encoding acyl--CoA ligase — MASFSLSHLLRERIGLHARAGRTALLAREGSASYAELGARVDGCARRFRGIPRGGLVGVPAARSVDSVALFFGVMQAGACPCFIEPGLTAAALLSRAHAVGLRRIVLDDGSEAMARDLEHGGLQVHRAPDLLRESRKSESTGAIHRSLGPADLAMMQFTSGSTGLPKGALLTHGNLLRHAAGIIERTRLTAADRLLHVMPLHHTNGVNNQLIAPLLAGATVVLAERFRAEDVEDQIAAHGVTYLTGVPTMYSRMLPHLRDQARLRSLRFLRCGSAPITVRLHEEVEAAFGVPLVVSYGLSEATCTSTMNPVGARRIGTVGTVLRGQRVRIFTPGSDDRAAPGAEGEIRIAGPCLMQGYAGEQSESPIREGWLPTGDLGRFDGDGYLSVTGRLKDLIVRGGENLSPRAIEDALAGHPAVAACCVVGGPHPDLGEVPVAFVVRRDGETVDAAQLRALVGGRLSRTHTPAAVHFVESLPVNAVGKVDRKALQARSTQDSADGSDRPSDQ; from the coding sequence ATGGCCTCGTTCTCGTTGAGTCACCTGCTGCGCGAGCGGATCGGGCTCCATGCGCGGGCTGGACGGACGGCACTGCTCGCCCGGGAGGGCTCGGCCTCGTACGCGGAGCTGGGTGCACGAGTCGACGGCTGCGCCCGCAGGTTCCGAGGCATTCCCCGCGGCGGCCTGGTCGGTGTGCCCGCGGCGCGCTCGGTCGACTCGGTCGCGCTGTTCTTCGGCGTCATGCAGGCGGGCGCCTGCCCCTGCTTCATCGAGCCCGGCCTCACGGCGGCGGCCCTGCTGTCGCGGGCGCACGCCGTCGGCCTGCGCCGGATCGTGCTCGACGACGGGTCGGAGGCCATGGCCCGCGACCTGGAGCACGGCGGCCTGCAGGTGCACCGCGCCCCGGACCTGCTCCGCGAGTCGAGGAAGTCGGAGAGCACGGGGGCCATCCACCGATCGCTCGGCCCCGCCGACCTGGCGATGATGCAGTTCACCTCCGGCAGCACCGGACTGCCGAAGGGCGCCCTGCTCACCCACGGCAACCTGCTGCGGCACGCGGCGGGCATCATCGAGAGGACGCGGCTGACCGCGGCGGATCGTCTGCTGCACGTGATGCCGCTGCACCATACCAACGGCGTCAACAACCAGCTCATCGCACCGTTGCTGGCCGGGGCGACCGTCGTGCTGGCAGAGCGGTTCCGGGCGGAAGACGTCGAGGACCAGATCGCCGCGCACGGCGTCACCTACCTGACCGGCGTGCCGACGATGTACTCGCGGATGCTCCCGCATCTGCGCGACCAGGCGCGGCTGCGCTCGCTGAGGTTCCTCCGTTGCGGGTCGGCGCCCATCACGGTGCGCCTGCACGAGGAGGTCGAAGCCGCCTTCGGCGTGCCGCTGGTCGTGTCCTACGGGTTGTCCGAGGCCACGTGCACCTCGACGATGAACCCGGTCGGGGCGCGGCGCATCGGGACCGTCGGCACCGTCCTGCGCGGTCAGCGGGTCCGGATCTTCACGCCGGGGAGCGACGACCGGGCAGCCCCCGGCGCCGAGGGCGAAATCCGCATCGCGGGTCCCTGCCTGATGCAGGGCTATGCCGGAGAGCAGTCGGAATCGCCGATCCGCGAGGGATGGCTGCCGACGGGCGACCTGGGCCGCTTCGACGGGGACGGCTATCTATCCGTCACCGGCCGTCTCAAGGACCTGATCGTACGCGGCGGCGAGAACCTGTCGCCCCGCGCGATCGAGGACGCGCTCGCGGGTCATCCGGCTGTCGCCGCATGCTGCGTGGTCGGTGGACCGCATCCCGATCTCGGCGAAGTGCCGGTGGCGTTCGTCGTGCGGCGCGACGGCGAAACCGTGGACGCCGCCCAACTCCGCGCGCTGGTCGGCGGGCGCCTGTCGAGAACCCACACACCCGCCGCGGTCCACTTCGTCGAGTCGCTGCCCGTGAACGCGGTGGGCAAGGTCGACCGCAAGGCGTTGCAAGCCCGCAGCACGCAGGATTCAGCGGACGGCAGCGACCGTCCTTCTGATCAGTGA
- a CDS encoding methyltransferase domain-containing protein, translated as MTNQIRRVQSAFTRQAPGFGGAGLNLGHKELLRWVVESLPLTPGTRTLDVAAGTGHLSRAAAPHVRSIAAVDVTPAMLHALRTEAEREGLDNLQPVQADAARLPFADRQFDLVLCRLGLHHFADPAAEVTEMARVARPSGTLAIVDLLSPDDMDLAERYNAFERMRDPSHAWALTARELRNVLDAAGRPVADWSARDVEVPLDPWLDLTRTPESTRRTIVRALEHELGGGPPTGMRPCVRDGRLSFLQTWVLAQAGPQG; from the coding sequence ATGACGAACCAGATCCGGCGTGTGCAGTCGGCGTTCACCAGGCAGGCGCCGGGATTCGGGGGTGCGGGCCTGAACCTCGGACACAAGGAGCTCCTGCGCTGGGTGGTCGAGTCTCTGCCGCTCACGCCGGGCACGCGCACGCTCGACGTTGCCGCCGGCACGGGCCATCTGAGTCGCGCGGCCGCCCCGCACGTCCGGTCCATCGCGGCCGTCGACGTGACGCCGGCGATGTTGCACGCGTTGCGGACCGAGGCCGAGCGGGAAGGGCTGGACAACCTGCAACCCGTGCAGGCGGATGCCGCCCGCCTGCCTTTCGCCGACCGGCAATTCGACCTCGTCCTGTGCCGCCTCGGGCTCCACCACTTCGCGGACCCGGCGGCGGAGGTCACGGAGATGGCGCGCGTCGCGCGGCCCTCGGGCACCCTGGCGATCGTCGATCTGCTCTCTCCCGACGACATGGATCTCGCCGAGCGGTACAACGCCTTCGAGCGAATGCGGGATCCGTCGCACGCCTGGGCCCTTACGGCCCGCGAGCTCCGGAACGTGCTGGACGCCGCCGGGCGTCCGGTCGCCGACTGGTCCGCGCGCGACGTCGAGGTTCCCCTGGATCCGTGGCTCGACCTCACGCGCACACCCGAATCGACCCGGCGGACCATCGTCCGGGCTCTGGAGCATGAGCTTGGCGGCGGGCCGCCCACGGGCATGCGGCCGTGCGTGCGCGACGGCCGGCTGTCCTTCCTGCAGACATGGGTGCTTGCGCAGGCGGGCCCCCAGGGCTGA
- a CDS encoding CoA transferase subunit A: MTRMPTSKVTPLAELAALVPDGASVALGGSFLHRGPFAFVRELIRQRRSGLEIVKQSPGYDIDILCRAGSVTRVRAGIVAMEGHLGLAPAYRRAVERREIELEEHACMTLTAGLRAAAYGVPFQPVGGVHGSDLPALNRWASVPDPYGSGEHVWVIPAIRPDIAVIHVNEANEQGDARVYGTSHWDRILSRAARRVFVVAETLAPVASFQERPELTLIPGFMVEAVAVVPQGAWPGSCWPLYEVDYPAVETYMQSEGLPEAHLAAAPEHGEPVHA, translated from the coding sequence ATGACCCGCATGCCCACTTCCAAGGTCACCCCGCTGGCCGAGCTGGCCGCGCTCGTCCCCGACGGGGCATCGGTCGCCCTGGGCGGGAGCTTTCTCCACCGCGGCCCGTTCGCGTTCGTGCGCGAGCTGATCCGGCAGCGCCGGTCGGGGCTGGAGATCGTCAAGCAGTCGCCCGGCTACGACATCGACATCCTGTGCCGGGCCGGCTCGGTGACTCGGGTGCGCGCCGGCATCGTGGCCATGGAGGGCCATCTCGGCCTGGCCCCCGCCTATCGCCGAGCCGTCGAGCGGCGGGAGATCGAGCTGGAGGAGCACGCCTGCATGACCCTCACGGCCGGCCTCCGCGCCGCCGCCTACGGGGTGCCGTTCCAGCCGGTCGGGGGCGTGCACGGCTCGGATCTGCCGGCGCTGAACCGGTGGGCCTCCGTTCCGGACCCGTACGGCTCGGGCGAGCACGTGTGGGTCATCCCGGCGATCCGGCCCGACATCGCCGTCATCCACGTCAACGAGGCGAACGAGCAGGGCGACGCGCGCGTCTACGGCACGTCCCATTGGGACCGCATCCTCAGCCGCGCGGCCAGGCGCGTGTTCGTCGTGGCGGAGACGCTCGCCCCCGTCGCCTCGTTCCAGGAACGCCCCGAGCTCACGCTCATACCCGGGTTCATGGTCGAGGCGGTGGCCGTGGTCCCCCAAGGGGCATGGCCCGGCTCGTGCTGGCCGCTCTACGAAGTGGATTACCCGGCCGTCGAGACGTACATGCAGTCCGAGGGCCTGCCGGAAGCGCACCTAGCGGCGGCGCCCGAGCACGGCGAGCCCGTCCATGCCTGA
- a CDS encoding PQQ-binding-like beta-propeller repeat protein yields the protein MKKTAALLAVLLGVSSSPGLAQTDEDLINDAQTPGDVLIHSMGYDRKSYSPLEEINKSNIHRLVPIWSTSLMNQSGELAAPAIHDGVLYAINGSWTFAIDLETGRQIWRTPVVLEEGARRRSSFNRGGPVIYEGRLFRVTVDNHVLALDMETGEELWNQKFADGAEGYYATGAPMVANGVLISGMSGGESTTRGFLDGWDPATGEKLWRRYTIPGPGEPGHETWPADSDAYLYGGAPTWRTGSYDPELDLVYWGTGNAEPYDPATRGGLDSLYASTVLAIRPKTGEIHCYYQYTPNDVYDVDGIDEQVLAEIEVDGEMRKVMIQANKNGFLYTVDRTDCSLIAAHPYVYVNWATHVDLETGRPVLTDLYR from the coding sequence ATGAAGAAGACGGCTGCGTTGCTCGCGGTGCTCCTGGGCGTGTCGTCGAGCCCCGGTCTGGCCCAGACGGACGAGGATCTGATCAACGACGCGCAGACCCCCGGGGACGTGCTGATCCACAGCATGGGCTACGACCGCAAGAGCTACAGCCCGCTCGAGGAGATCAACAAGTCCAACATCCACCGGCTGGTGCCCATCTGGAGCACGAGCCTGATGAACCAGTCGGGCGAGCTGGCCGCGCCCGCCATCCACGACGGCGTGCTCTACGCGATCAACGGGAGCTGGACCTTCGCCATCGACCTGGAGACGGGCCGCCAGATCTGGCGCACGCCGGTCGTCCTCGAGGAGGGGGCGCGGCGGCGCAGCAGCTTCAACCGGGGCGGCCCGGTCATCTACGAGGGCCGGCTGTTCCGGGTGACCGTCGACAACCACGTGCTCGCCCTCGACATGGAGACCGGCGAGGAGCTGTGGAACCAGAAGTTCGCCGACGGGGCGGAGGGCTACTACGCGACCGGCGCCCCGATGGTGGCCAACGGGGTCCTCATCTCGGGGATGTCCGGCGGCGAGTCCACTACCCGCGGCTTCCTGGACGGCTGGGACCCCGCCACCGGCGAGAAGCTGTGGCGCCGCTACACGATTCCCGGCCCCGGCGAGCCCGGCCACGAGACGTGGCCCGCCGACAGCGACGCGTACCTGTACGGCGGGGCGCCCACGTGGCGGACCGGCTCGTACGATCCCGAGCTCGACCTCGTCTACTGGGGGACCGGCAACGCCGAGCCCTACGACCCGGCGACGCGCGGCGGGCTCGACAGCCTCTACGCGTCGACGGTGCTCGCCATCCGCCCGAAGACGGGCGAGATCCACTGCTACTACCAGTACACCCCCAACGACGTGTACGACGTGGACGGCATCGACGAGCAGGTGCTGGCCGAGATCGAGGTCGACGGCGAGATGCGCAAGGTGATGATCCAGGCCAACAAGAACGGCTTCCTGTACACCGTCGACCGCACCGACTGCTCGCTCATCGCCGCGCACCCCTACGTCTACGTCAACTGGGCCACGCACGTCGACCTGGAGACCGGCCGGCCGGTGCTGACCGACCTCTACCG